The Candidatus Jordarchaeales archaeon genome includes a window with the following:
- a CDS encoding eS25 family ribosomal protein: MGKKMKKEQEKVTEKEVRSILVDEKMLETMEKEIPRMRVITPSEVSDKYGIRVSVAKAILKRLEEKGLIKLVSSDKRLKIWVGSKAEAAAG; this comes from the coding sequence ATGGGCAAAAAAATGAAGAAGGAACAGGAAAAAGTTACCGAAAAAGAAGTGCGTAGCATTCTTGTCGATGAAAAAATGCTTGAAACAATGGAGAAGGAAATCCCGAGAATGCGCGTGATAACACCGAGTGAAGTGTCTGACAAGTATGGTATACGGGTCAGTGTAGCAAAAGCTATCTTGAAACGCCTGGAGGAGAAAGGGTTAATAAAACTGGTATCCTCAGACAAAAGGCTAAAAATATGGGTTGGGAGCAAGGCGGAAGCGGCTGCCGGCTAA
- the albA gene encoding DNA-binding protein Alba: MSYVLACVMQFSQGANEVRVVARGRAISKAVDVVEIVRQRFMPDSVKLGEIKIGTETIGSGEDQRNVSTIEIQLVRV; encoded by the coding sequence ATGAGTTATGTTTTGGCGTGTGTAATGCAGTTTAGTCAAGGAGCCAATGAGGTGAGAGTCGTAGCGCGTGGAAGAGCGATTTCAAAGGCAGTCGACGTCGTGGAAATAGTGAGGCAGCGCTTCATGCCAGACTCCGTGAAACTAGGAGAAATTAAAATCGGAACAGAAACTATTGGCTCAGGCGAAGACCAACGCAACGTGTCCACAATA
- a CDS encoding carbon-nitrogen hydrolase family protein — translation MRSITVAAIQLKKADNREENFRNVSRLVEDAIKRSNVDLICLPEKWNIKEGNPLVDSEEPSGPSIKFLESLAEEYGVYVLGGSVWENWNGKIYNVSRLLDRSGKCICLHRKIHLYGMEKHFFTPGNTLEPCKTELGRIGLTVCFDLAFPEVARILVLKGADIILNPALIPSDGIENWHIYVKARALENRVPIVGVNSVSFERGLSWPGESIIVSFLKGYESPAKLKVVVGKRNEEDVLIQQVDLEYPRRIRAIRLSERAEIDNLLGLTRENIF, via the coding sequence TTGCGCAGCATTACTGTGGCAGCAATTCAGCTAAAGAAAGCTGACAACAGGGAAGAAAACTTCAGAAATGTTTCTAGGCTAGTTGAAGACGCCATTAAAAGGAGCAATGTCGACTTAATCTGCCTCCCTGAAAAGTGGAATATCAAGGAAGGCAATCCTCTCGTAGACTCTGAAGAGCCAAGTGGGCCAAGTATTAAGTTCTTGGAGTCCTTGGCTGAGGAGTATGGTGTCTACGTGCTCGGCGGCTCCGTATGGGAAAACTGGAATGGAAAAATTTACAATGTTTCCCGCTTGCTAGACCGCTCCGGAAAATGTATTTGCCTTCATCGAAAAATCCACCTCTACGGCATGGAAAAACATTTTTTCACTCCCGGGAACACGCTTGAACCCTGCAAAACGGAACTCGGCAGGATAGGTTTAACAGTGTGCTTCGACCTAGCATTCCCAGAAGTTGCAAGGATCCTCGTCCTCAAGGGAGCTGACATAATACTTAACCCAGCATTAATCCCGTCCGATGGCATTGAGAACTGGCATATTTACGTGAAAGCCAGAGCTCTAGAAAACAGAGTCCCCATAGTAGGAGTGAACTCGGTGAGCTTTGAAAGGGGTCTCAGCTGGCCTGGGGAAAGCATAATTGTAAGTTTCCTCAAAGGATATGAATCACCTGCAAAGTTAAAAGTGGTTGTGGGGAAAAGAAACGAGGAGGATGTGCTAATCCAACAAGTTGACCTCGAATATCCGCGCCGCATACGAGCCATACGACTATCTGAAAGAGCCGAAATAGACAACCTCTTAGGTCTAACCCGAGAAAACATTTTTTAA
- a CDS encoding macro domain-containing protein: MEREYRGVKIETHVGDITKLEVDAIVNAANSRLWMGGGVAGAIKRAGGVEIEEDARKRAPRDKRGEPFVPVGQAIASTAGKLKAKYVIHAPTMEEPAMATTPEKVEMAMEAALRCAEELGVKTLAVPALGTGVGGVPRDEAARRMVQVLVRHINSGTKLKKIVLCDIDKEQVRAFDEALSAAGV, from the coding sequence TTGGAACGGGAATACAGGGGAGTTAAGATTGAGACGCATGTTGGGGATATAACTAAGCTTGAAGTCGACGCCATAGTTAATGCTGCCAACAGCCGTTTGTGGATGGGTGGCGGGGTTGCTGGTGCTATCAAGAGAGCTGGTGGCGTTGAAATCGAGGAGGACGCTCGAAAAAGGGCGCCGAGGGATAAAAGAGGTGAACCCTTTGTACCTGTAGGTCAGGCTATAGCTTCAACTGCAGGAAAGCTCAAAGCAAAATACGTGATTCACGCGCCTACCATGGAGGAGCCCGCTATGGCCACTACTCCCGAAAAAGTCGAGATGGCCATGGAAGCAGCGCTTCGATGTGCGGAGGAGCTCGGTGTTAAGACTCTGGCTGTCCCAGCTCTCGGAACTGGCGTTGGAGGTGTTCCACGGGACGAGGCTGCAAGGAGAATGGTTCAGGTTCTCGTGAGACACATCAACTCGGGAACCAAGTTGAAGAAAATTGTTTTGTGCGATATCGACAAAGAGCAGGTTAGAGCTTTTGATGAAGCCCTGTCCGCTGCTGGCGTTTAG